The following proteins are encoded in a genomic region of Chloracidobacterium sp.:
- the radA gene encoding DNA repair protein RadA, translating to MAKQPATIFVCQNCGGQARKWLGQCPDCGEWNTFAEEKFRPSRVSTSQKLGNAASPVPFLSIESQDDKRSASGIDEFDRVLGGGIVAGSLVLIGGAPGIGKSTIVIQIADRLSSGGHSVLYVSGEESERQIKMRGERLGLNAENLFILAETSLRTILDEAARLRPDLIVIDSIQTIFTDRIESAPGSVSQVREVASELMMLAKHTGTPVFVTGHVTKDGSIAGPRTLEHIVDTVLYFEGDRHHNHRIIRAAKNRFGAANEIGVFEMTNAGLIPVGNPSEMFLGERPDNATGSAVTVSIEGTRPMLLEIQALVSGAKFGTGRRMTQGFDHNRASLLIAVLEKRLGFQLAGDDIFVNVAGGVEVDEPAADLGVIAAIASSYRGLPIPHDTAVFGEVGLTGEVRGVLQAQARAREAQALGFKKLILPHSNKKGLEKLLGLRVVGVRDLEQAMDELF from the coding sequence ATGGCGAAACAGCCAGCAACGATCTTTGTTTGCCAGAACTGCGGCGGTCAAGCACGCAAGTGGCTTGGGCAATGTCCCGACTGCGGCGAGTGGAACACGTTCGCCGAAGAGAAGTTCAGGCCGTCGCGCGTTTCAACCTCACAAAAGCTTGGCAACGCCGCTTCGCCCGTGCCTTTTTTGAGTATCGAATCGCAGGATGACAAGCGAAGCGCGTCGGGGATCGATGAGTTCGACAGAGTGCTCGGCGGCGGCATTGTCGCCGGTTCGCTCGTGCTTATCGGCGGCGCTCCCGGCATCGGCAAATCGACCATCGTTATCCAGATCGCCGACCGTCTAAGCTCGGGCGGCCACAGCGTTCTGTATGTTTCGGGTGAAGAATCGGAGCGGCAGATAAAGATGCGCGGCGAACGTCTCGGACTAAATGCCGAAAATCTTTTCATACTTGCCGAGACGAGCCTGCGGACGATCCTTGACGAGGCGGCGAGGCTGCGGCCGGATCTGATCGTTATCGATTCGATCCAGACGATCTTCACAGACCGCATCGAGTCAGCCCCCGGAAGCGTATCGCAGGTTCGCGAGGTCGCAAGCGAGCTGATGATGCTGGCAAAGCACACGGGCACGCCGGTCTTCGTTACCGGCCACGTTACAAAGGACGGCTCTATCGCAGGCCCGCGAACACTCGAACACATCGTTGACACGGTTCTCTACTTCGAAGGCGACCGCCATCACAATCACCGCATCATCCGGGCGGCAAAGAACCGCTTTGGCGCGGCCAATGAGATCGGCGTTTTTGAAATGACCAACGCGGGCCTCATTCCGGTCGGTAATCCTTCGGAAATGTTCCTCGGCGAAAGGCCCGACAACGCAACCGGCTCGGCAGTAACGGTCAGCATTGAAGGCACCCGGCCGATGCTCCTCGAAATACAAGCACTTGTTAGCGGTGCGAAGTTCGGCACCGGCCGCCGAATGACGCAGGGTTTCGACCACAATCGCGCAAGCCTTTTGATCGCCGTCCTTGAGAAGCGTCTGGGATTTCAGCTTGCCGGCGACGACATCTTTGTCAACGTTGCTGGCGGCGTAGAAGTGGACGAACCGGCTGCGGATCTTGGTGTGATCGCGGCTATCGCTTCCAGTTATCGGGGGCTGCCGATCCCGCATGATACCGCCGTATTCGGCGAGGTCGGCCTGACGGGCGAAGTGCGCGGCGTCCTCCAAGCCCAAGCACGCGCCCGCGAGGCTCAAGCACTCGGCTTCAAGAAGCTGATATTGCCGCACTCGAACAAAAAAGGCCTCGAAAAGCTCCTCGGCCTGCGTGTTGTCGGCGTTCGCGATCTCGAACAAGCGATGGACGAGCTATTCTAG
- a CDS encoding M13 family metallopeptidase, with amino-acid sequence MRERAFKRAVAAILLAAFISALPGSVLAVNVDLAGMDRSVAPGDDFFLYTNGTWYKDAVIPPDRSSLGTFQTIAAEVARRNASLIADAEKEKTPEAQMVADYYAAYIDEKAIEAKGLKPIADELAQIAAIKDKTGLARVLGSQMRADVDPLNMTNFYTNRLLGLWVSADLNDPKRNVPYLLQGGLGLPDRDYYFDESKDGVALKEKYREHLGNVLRLAKVADPEAKARRIYDLENKIAATHASREESADVSKANNPWKTADLSKQAPGLDWKEYFRAAGLGTVPKIIVWHPNAVKGISALTASEPLDTWKEYLTLRVIDRYANLLPKAFADENFAFYGKELGGVSVQGSRRGRGINATSDALGDVVAKMYVEKYFSPQAKAAIQQLVENIRKAFRLRIDKLDWMTPETREKAKAKVDTLYVGVGYPDKWRSYNGLKIDRFDAVGNDRRVSLFDYKYALSKLNHPVDQSEWWITAQTVNALNLPLQNALNFPAAILLPPFFDPEADPVVNYGAIGTIIGHEISHSFDATGSLFDAYGRLSNWWTPADLAHFQDAGKRLAAQYDSYEALPGLFLKGRQLLDENIADLAGLSAAYDGYRAAYGGKEAPTVSDLTGDQQFFVAFGQAFRGKMREQLLRMLITTDSHSPDRWRTYTVRNVDAWYRAFDVKPGQKLYLDPKDRVKVW; translated from the coding sequence ATGAGAGAGAGAGCCTTTAAGCGTGCGGTTGCCGCAATACTATTGGCGGCGTTCATTTCAGCCCTTCCGGGCAGTGTTCTCGCGGTAAATGTCGATCTGGCGGGAATGGACAGAAGCGTCGCTCCCGGCGATGATTTCTTCCTCTACACGAACGGCACTTGGTACAAGGATGCCGTCATACCGCCGGACCGCTCATCGCTGGGTACATTCCAGACGATCGCTGCCGAGGTCGCGCGGCGGAATGCGTCGCTGATCGCAGACGCCGAAAAGGAAAAGACGCCCGAGGCGCAAATGGTGGCCGACTATTACGCTGCTTATATTGACGAGAAAGCGATCGAGGCGAAAGGCCTCAAGCCGATCGCGGATGAGCTTGCTCAGATCGCTGCGATAAAGGACAAGACCGGCCTTGCCCGCGTGTTGGGTTCGCAAATGCGTGCGGATGTAGATCCGCTCAACATGACGAACTTCTACACGAACAGGCTCTTAGGCTTGTGGGTCTCAGCGGACCTCAACGATCCGAAGAGGAATGTGCCGTATTTACTTCAAGGCGGACTTGGCCTGCCGGATCGTGATTACTATTTTGATGAGTCAAAAGACGGAGTGGCGTTAAAAGAGAAATACCGCGAGCATCTCGGCAACGTGCTTCGGCTTGCAAAGGTTGCCGACCCGGAGGCAAAGGCCCGCCGAATCTATGATCTCGAAAATAAGATAGCCGCGACGCACGCCAGCCGCGAAGAATCGGCCGATGTTTCAAAGGCAAATAATCCATGGAAGACCGCCGATCTCTCGAAACAAGCTCCGGGGCTTGATTGGAAGGAATATTTCCGGGCCGCGGGGCTCGGTACGGTGCCGAAGATCATCGTTTGGCATCCGAATGCGGTCAAGGGCATTTCAGCGCTTACGGCCAGCGAACCGCTTGACACATGGAAGGAGTATCTTACGCTTCGGGTCATCGACCGATATGCGAACCTGCTGCCGAAGGCTTTCGCGGACGAGAATTTCGCGTTCTACGGAAAGGAGCTCGGCGGCGTATCGGTTCAAGGTTCGCGCCGCGGACGCGGCATCAATGCAACGAGTGACGCACTCGGCGATGTTGTCGCAAAGATGTATGTCGAAAAGTATTTCAGCCCGCAGGCCAAGGCTGCGATCCAGCAGCTTGTCGAAAATATTCGCAAGGCGTTCCGGCTTCGCATCGACAAGCTTGACTGGATGACACCCGAGACGCGCGAGAAGGCAAAGGCAAAGGTCGATACGCTGTATGTCGGCGTCGGCTATCCCGACAAATGGCGCAGCTATAACGGCCTGAAGATCGACAGGTTCGATGCTGTCGGCAATGACCGACGGGTGAGCCTTTTTGATTACAAGTACGCGCTAAGCAAGCTGAATCATCCGGTCGATCAAAGCGAATGGTGGATCACCGCACAGACGGTCAACGCACTTAACCTGCCGCTGCAGAACGCACTTAATTTTCCGGCAGCGATCCTGCTGCCGCCTTTCTTCGACCCCGAGGCTGATCCTGTGGTGAACTACGGTGCGATCGGCACGATCATCGGCCATGAGATAAGCCACAGTTTTGACGCGACAGGCTCGCTCTTTGACGCATACGGCCGACTCTCGAACTGGTGGACGCCCGCCGATCTGGCACATTTTCAGGATGCCGGAAAGCGGCTTGCGGCTCAGTATGATTCCTATGAGGCATTGCCGGGGCTCTTTCTGAAAGGACGGCAGCTTTTGGACGAGAATATCGCCGATCTTGCGGGCCTTTCGGCAGCATACGACGGTTATCGGGCGGCATACGGCGGCAAAGAGGCTCCTACCGTGAGTGATCTGACCGGCGATCAGCAGTTCTTTGTCGCGTTCGGCCAAGCATTTCGCGGTAAGATGCGCGAACAACTCTTGCGAATGCTTATTACGACCGACAGCCACTCGCCCGATCGCTGGCGAACCTATACGGTGCGGAACGTTGATGCATGGTATCGCGCCTTTGACGTGAAGCCGGGCCAGAAGCTCTATCTTGACCCGAAGGATCGCGTAAAGGTTTGGTGA
- the ispD gene encoding 2-C-methyl-D-erythritol 4-phosphate cytidylyltransferase, with protein MTTVIIVAAGTGERFGAETPKQFVNIHGVPVLRRTIERFEAAETIDRIVLVLSDDGRRRFEAMDLGCGITKLQSVVIGGSSRAESVRNGLAAVEAAEVVAVHDGARPLVSVAEIDEVIRKASETGAACLVAEVSDTIKHVENGEIVRTVDRTRLRRALTPQAFRMEVLTRAFADAGVSAAAATDEAYLVEAIGVPIHCVEGSTRNIKITRPEDIAVAEALLAEIEAEHKL; from the coding sequence ATGACGACCGTTATCATCGTAGCTGCGGGCACCGGCGAGCGGTTCGGTGCGGAAACTCCAAAACAATTCGTCAATATCCACGGCGTACCTGTTCTCCGCCGTACGATCGAGCGGTTCGAGGCCGCCGAAACGATCGACCGCATCGTCCTAGTGTTATCGGATGACGGCCGCCGCCGTTTTGAGGCAATGGATCTCGGATGCGGCATAACAAAATTGCAGAGCGTGGTCATCGGCGGCAGCTCTCGGGCTGAGTCTGTACGGAACGGCTTGGCGGCGGTCGAAGCCGCGGAGGTTGTCGCCGTGCACGACGGCGCCCGGCCGCTTGTATCGGTTGCGGAGATCGATGAGGTCATTCGCAAGGCATCCGAGACGGGCGCGGCGTGCCTCGTTGCCGAGGTCAGCGACACGATAAAACACGTCGAGAACGGCGAGATCGTCCGTACGGTCGATCGCACACGGCTTCGCCGAGCGCTCACGCCGCAAGCATTTCGGATGGAGGTCCTGACGCGTGCCTTTGCCGATGCAGGAGTGTCGGCCGCCGCTGCTACGGATGAAGCGTACCTTGTTGAGGCGATCGGCGTTCCGATACACTGTGTAGAAGGCAGCACCCGCAATATCAAGATCACGCGGCCGGAGGATATCGCTGTCGCGGAAGCTCTTCTTGCAGAGATCGAGGCTGAACACAAGTTATGA
- a CDS encoding TRAM domain-containing protein: MVRFQGMKVDVLILRVAFMGLLILLGYVLNPFERTHRFGLEGVANENTRRMISAGLGMLIGFVIIGFEMRVRRASLKTLIGAAVGAILGIIGAFLIGMLISIQKEAAVSAEMQTFLTISLMFLMGYVGLMVGAAKGDYIDLSALGGIFSDKNAVRDYKILDTSVIIDGRIADVAETGFLNGTFIVPHFILTELQQVADSADSSKRQRGRRGLDMLQRLRNNTKLDVQIVETDFPNVKEVDLKLIELGTQLDAVIVTNDFNLNKVSQLRGVSVLNINELANALKPVVLPGEAMRVFVLKEGKEYNQGVAYLDDGTMVVIDNARRLIGKTADIAVTSVLQTTAGKMIFGRLWEEGQDNGDNNNFNIHDSRSVGFRKATRELRQTTIIEEIE, encoded by the coding sequence ATGGTAAGATTTCAGGGAATGAAGGTCGATGTCCTTATCCTACGGGTGGCGTTCATGGGTTTACTCATCTTGCTTGGGTACGTCCTTAATCCTTTTGAGCGAACTCACCGATTCGGGCTTGAAGGCGTTGCGAATGAGAATACGCGGCGCATGATCAGTGCCGGCCTCGGTATGCTCATCGGCTTTGTTATCATCGGCTTTGAGATGCGCGTGCGTCGCGCAAGCCTCAAGACACTTATCGGCGCGGCCGTCGGCGCGATCTTGGGCATCATCGGGGCATTTCTTATCGGAATGCTCATATCGATCCAAAAAGAAGCTGCTGTGTCGGCTGAAATGCAGACATTCCTGACCATTTCGCTGATGTTCTTAATGGGATATGTGGGGCTGATGGTGGGGGCCGCTAAAGGCGATTACATCGATCTCTCGGCACTCGGCGGCATCTTCAGCGACAAGAATGCGGTCCGCGATTACAAGATACTCGATACGTCCGTGATCATTGACGGCCGCATCGCCGACGTCGCCGAAACAGGATTTTTGAACGGTACGTTCATTGTCCCGCATTTTATTTTGACCGAGCTTCAGCAGGTTGCCGATTCTGCCGATTCATCAAAGCGGCAGCGCGGACGCCGCGGCCTCGATATGCTCCAGCGGCTCCGCAACAATACAAAGCTCGATGTTCAGATCGTTGAGACCGATTTTCCGAATGTAAAAGAGGTCGATCTCAAGCTTATCGAACTCGGCACGCAGCTTGACGCGGTGATCGTTACCAACGATTTCAACCTCAATAAGGTCTCGCAGCTCCGCGGCGTCTCCGTGCTGAACATAAATGAGCTTGCCAATGCACTCAAGCCGGTCGTTTTGCCGGGCGAAGCGATGCGGGTTTTTGTACTCAAGGAGGGCAAGGAGTACAACCAAGGTGTTGCTTACCTCGACGACGGCACAATGGTCGTCATTGATAACGCTCGCCGTTTGATCGGCAAGACCGCTGATATCGCGGTTACGAGCGTGCTCCAAACGACAGCAGGAAAGATGATCTTCGGCCGCCTGTGGGAAGAAGGTCAGGACAACGGCGACAATAACAATTTCAATATCCACGATTCGCGCTCGGTCGGGTTTCGCAAGGCGACACGCGAGCTTCGTCAAACCACCATCATCGAAGAGATAGAATAG
- a CDS encoding PD40 domain-containing protein, translating into MRHQLFRVALILVIIIAYYGNAKAQTLKADYQFQGNLASSVAGVPELANLTGTGNGPNTFGTEQVDGFSRQVLNFPLNNGVAINALGPIVPNTESMSLVILFKFAAVTGKRRVLDASGGTAPDEGGWLIDGRIGESEGGSHPPTDANSYFQITMVRSNNVLTIYRDNIFAVSDVSDGGPITSLRFFQDWAGANPIQASAGSIARLRIYDGPLSLDQIHQLDRVPEAPSGNRPILFYSSRNGTTELFRMNTDGASQVRTTNNEVAEILAKFSPNGQKIAYQRRETPTSPWQIWTANADGTNPVRLTNTATVDKYPTWRPDGQKILFSRCSSGSCDLYTMNPDGSSQSAVAVTVPDEDLATYTPDGTKLVFSCSDQKQTNYQICVSNADGSERTAITGTSAPVLNVYANVSPDGTKIAYIRDSGTGDVRVVVMNINGTNPLTWPQTNNPQIPVWSPDGTKILYSGQAGNLPEVFVANSDGTSPVRLTTNSAIDIATDWYRPQTSTTRVPFDFDGDGKTDIGIYRPNGVNGSEWWISKSSNDGVFATQFGAATDSVVAADYTGDGKADVAFWRPSTGYWYVLRSEDMTYYATPFGASGDVPVPADYDADGKADTAVFRPSNSTWYINNTTGGTTITGFGAAGDKPVAADYDGDGKADIAVFRPNGANGAEWWIRKSSDNSVFATQFGSSTDKAVPADYTGDGKADIAFWTSGGTWYILRSEDLTYYADQFGTTGDVPSPGDYDGDGKADAAVFRPTGSTWYVKRSTAGLLIKQFGSTGDIPVPSIFVR; encoded by the coding sequence ATGAGACATCAATTGTTTAGAGTAGCATTGATCCTTGTGATCATTATCGCGTATTACGGGAACGCAAAGGCCCAAACACTGAAGGCTGACTACCAATTCCAGGGAAATTTAGCAAGTTCCGTCGCAGGGGTACCGGAATTAGCGAATCTCACCGGTACGGGGAATGGGCCGAATACATTTGGTACTGAACAAGTTGACGGATTTTCGCGTCAGGTGCTCAACTTCCCGTTGAATAACGGAGTGGCGATCAACGCTCTGGGGCCGATAGTGCCGAACACGGAAAGCATGTCCTTGGTAATCTTGTTCAAGTTTGCAGCGGTAACAGGCAAAAGGCGGGTTCTGGATGCGTCCGGCGGAACTGCTCCTGACGAAGGCGGTTGGCTTATCGACGGACGGATCGGTGAAAGCGAAGGCGGGTCACACCCGCCGACCGACGCAAACTCCTATTTTCAGATCACTATGGTTCGTTCCAACAATGTACTGACAATATATCGCGACAATATTTTTGCCGTTAGCGACGTTTCTGACGGAGGGCCGATCACAAGTCTAAGATTTTTTCAGGATTGGGCCGGAGCGAATCCGATCCAGGCTTCCGCTGGCTCCATTGCCAGGCTTCGCATTTACGATGGGCCTCTGTCCCTTGACCAGATCCACCAACTTGACAGAGTGCCGGAGGCGCCTTCGGGCAACAGGCCGATACTTTTTTATTCGTCGCGTAACGGGACGACCGAACTGTTTCGTATGAATACCGACGGAGCATCTCAGGTGCGCACAACGAATAATGAGGTGGCGGAAATTCTCGCAAAGTTTTCGCCGAATGGCCAGAAGATCGCTTATCAGCGTCGTGAGACACCGACCAGCCCATGGCAAATATGGACCGCAAATGCCGACGGAACCAACCCTGTTCGATTAACGAATACTGCTACGGTCGATAAATATCCTACATGGCGGCCCGACGGTCAGAAGATACTTTTCTCACGCTGCAGCAGCGGAAGCTGTGACCTATATACGATGAACCCGGACGGTTCGAGTCAAAGTGCGGTCGCTGTAACCGTTCCGGACGAGGATCTTGCCACCTATACTCCGGACGGCACTAAGCTGGTGTTCAGTTGTAGCGATCAGAAGCAAACGAATTATCAGATTTGCGTTTCAAATGCGGACGGAAGCGAACGCACCGCGATCACCGGTACGTCAGCGCCCGTTCTTAACGTATATGCCAATGTCTCGCCGGATGGTACAAAGATAGCGTACATCAGGGATTCCGGCACGGGCGATGTCCGTGTTGTTGTAATGAACATCAATGGTACGAACCCTCTGACATGGCCTCAGACAAATAATCCTCAAATACCTGTCTGGTCGCCCGACGGCACAAAAATATTGTACTCCGGCCAAGCAGGAAATTTGCCGGAAGTCTTTGTTGCAAATTCTGACGGGACTTCACCGGTTCGGCTGACCACAAATTCGGCGATCGATATTGCTACCGATTGGTACAGGCCGCAGACCTCAACAACGCGTGTTCCCTTTGACTTTGACGGTGACGGGAAGACGGATATCGGGATCTATCGGCCGAATGGAGTGAACGGCTCGGAGTGGTGGATATCGAAGAGTTCGAATGACGGTGTGTTCGCCACACAGTTCGGTGCGGCGACAGACAGTGTCGTTGCGGCTGATTACACGGGCGACGGCAAGGCTGATGTGGCGTTTTGGAGGCCTTCGACAGGCTATTGGTACGTTCTCCGCAGTGAGGATATGACGTACTATGCAACGCCGTTCGGAGCAAGCGGCGATGTGCCAGTGCCTGCGGATTACGATGCCGACGGCAAGGCCGACACAGCAGTGTTCCGTCCGTCGAACTCCACTTGGTACATAAACAACACAACGGGCGGCACTACGATCACAGGCTTCGGAGCGGCAGGCGACAAACCCGTCGCAGCGGACTATGACGGCGACGGTAAGGCTGACATTGCCGTATTCCGTCCGAACGGTGCTAACGGTGCCGAATGGTGGATACGCAAGAGTTCGGATAACAGCGTGTTCGCAACACAGTTCGGCTCTTCGACGGACAAGGCAGTGCCTGCCGACTACACGGGAGACGGCAAGGCTGACATTGCATTCTGGACATCAGGGGGAACGTGGTACATCCTTCGGAGCGAAGACCTGACATATTACGCGGATCAGTTCGGGACGACAGGCGATGTGCCTTCGCCGGGCGACTATGACGGCGACGGCAAGGCAGACGCAGCCGTGTTCCGTCCGACGGGCAGCACTTGGTATGTGAAACGCTCGACCGCCGGCCTTCTGATAAAACAGTTCGGCTCAACGGGCGACATCCCTGTCCCAAGCATCTTCGTCCGCTGA
- a CDS encoding 2-C-methyl-D-erythritol 2,4-cyclodiphosphate synthase, which produces MMLIGIGTDIHRLVAGRPLMIGGTRIESDLGAQGHSDADVLLHAATDAILGALGLGDIGTHFPDNDAKWRDAASIQFLRYAAGLAREMGYSVENLDSTIDLERPKLRPYIDEMRSVIADAVGVSAERVSVKAKTGEMVDAVGHGLAIRATAIVLLIREAA; this is translated from the coding sequence ATGATGCTCATAGGGATCGGCACTGATATTCATCGCCTCGTGGCCGGGCGGCCGTTAATGATCGGCGGCACCCGCATCGAGTCTGACCTCGGTGCGCAAGGACACTCGGACGCCGATGTACTTCTGCACGCGGCAACCGACGCGATACTCGGTGCGTTGGGGCTTGGCGACATCGGTACACATTTTCCGGACAATGATGCTAAATGGCGCGATGCCGCTAGCATACAGTTCCTCCGATATGCGGCCGGCCTCGCCCGCGAAATGGGCTATTCTGTCGAAAACCTTGACTCGACCATCGATCTCGAACGCCCGAAACTCAGGCCTTACATTGATGAGATGCGCTCCGTGATCGCTGATGCCGTCGGCGTCTCGGCTGAACGTGTTTCCGTAAAGGCAAAGACCGGCGAAATGGTCGATGCGGTCGGCCACGGCCTCGCCATCCGAGCGACCGCGATCGTACTTCTTATACGAGAAGCGGCTTAG
- a CDS encoding winged helix-turn-helix domain-containing protein: MDEIVSSSLTDPPRAFRFGEFELDLLDETLRRNGAKIALPRRTIQVLRLLVERRGEIVSKKEFFETVWTGSFVEDNNLTVAIAALRKVLDDDARHARFIENLPRKGYRFVAEVESITDDGSKSAANAGSAAAASPKSSRRWIFFGTSAMIVLLLIIIAGFRGRDSSFLESRGPTLKFDSLAILPFQSESEQSRYLADGFADGITSDLSKLSGFKIIDRNSAEKFGNAPDLAVAAKELNVAAVLTGHLEQNGDVMIVTTDLFDAAANTVVWHQQVRRQTLEMLALQQETSQAMIERLQLQPNDPQLAKLAKRQTNDPIAYDLYLKGRYFWNKRDESEIVKGAEFFRAATERDPTFAKAFVGLADAYTLGSFGEMGMSIEEKNSLVRGYLQKALDIDDTLGEAYADRAINKCYYDWDFAGAGADYRRAIELAPNYATARHWYAEFLTMEGRFDESAAEYERALALDPLSMPIRTDMALSYYYARDLDKAAALLEKAKDLNPEYARTYLFLGMVHLEKGNFSKAIDAFDKYVTLQHKNGTRSRDNYLKNERFFADLRAVANSGGFWRAFVKGGTYDLLDPYLLIVGYAKLGQNDNAFRLVRQSLDDHYSGLVWFKVAPGIDGIRADNRFHEIEERVKF, encoded by the coding sequence ATGGATGAGATCGTATCCAGTTCTCTTACGGATCCGCCGAGAGCGTTCAGGTTCGGCGAATTCGAGCTCGATCTGCTCGACGAGACCCTGCGCCGCAACGGAGCAAAGATCGCGCTGCCTCGGCGGACGATCCAGGTGCTTCGCCTACTTGTCGAACGACGCGGCGAGATCGTTTCAAAGAAAGAGTTCTTTGAAACCGTTTGGACCGGTTCGTTTGTCGAGGATAACAACCTTACCGTCGCAATTGCGGCCCTAAGAAAAGTACTTGATGATGACGCCCGGCACGCTCGTTTTATTGAGAATTTGCCGCGAAAGGGTTATCGTTTCGTCGCTGAGGTCGAATCAATTACGGATGATGGGAGCAAATCTGCCGCGAATGCAGGATCTGCCGCAGCCGCATCGCCGAAAAGTTCTCGTCGTTGGATATTCTTTGGCACATCGGCGATGATCGTACTCTTGCTGATCATCATTGCCGGTTTCAGGGGCCGCGATTCATCGTTTCTCGAAAGCCGCGGCCCAACACTGAAGTTTGATTCCCTCGCGATCTTGCCGTTCCAAAGTGAGAGCGAACAAAGCCGATATCTGGCAGATGGATTTGCCGACGGCATTACAAGCGACCTCTCGAAGCTGTCGGGGTTCAAGATAATTGATCGCAATTCGGCCGAAAAGTTCGGGAACGCTCCGGACCTGGCGGTTGCGGCGAAGGAACTGAACGTTGCAGCTGTATTGACAGGACATCTCGAGCAGAATGGCGACGTAATGATCGTGACGACAGATCTGTTCGATGCAGCCGCGAATACCGTTGTTTGGCATCAGCAGGTACGCCGGCAGACCCTGGAGATGCTCGCATTACAGCAGGAGACCTCGCAGGCGATGATCGAACGGCTGCAGCTTCAGCCCAATGATCCGCAGCTGGCCAAGCTTGCGAAGCGGCAGACAAATGACCCTATCGCCTACGACCTTTATTTGAAAGGACGGTACTTTTGGAACAAGCGTGACGAGTCCGAGATCGTCAAAGGTGCCGAATTTTTCAGGGCTGCGACAGAACGGGACCCCACGTTTGCCAAGGCCTTCGTCGGCCTTGCCGACGCTTACACGCTTGGCAGCTTCGGCGAGATGGGCATGAGCATAGAGGAGAAGAACTCGCTTGTTCGCGGATATCTGCAAAAGGCTCTTGATATTGATGATACGTTGGGCGAGGCTTATGCAGACCGTGCTATCAACAAATGCTACTACGACTGGGACTTCGCGGGTGCCGGCGCTGATTATCGGCGCGCTATCGAACTCGCTCCGAATTATGCAACGGCGCGGCATTGGTACGCCGAGTTTCTCACTATGGAAGGCAGATTTGATGAAAGTGCGGCCGAATATGAACGAGCCTTGGCGCTCGACCCACTCTCAATGCCGATCAGGACAGATATGGCGTTGAGCTATTATTACGCGCGAGATCTCGACAAGGCCGCCGCTTTGCTTGAAAAAGCAAAGGATCTTAACCCCGAATATGCCCGCACATACTTATTTCTCGGAATGGTTCATTTGGAAAAAGGCAATTTTAGCAAAGCAATTGACGCCTTTGATAAATATGTTACTCTGCAGCATAAGAACGGCACAAGGTCGCGGGATAATTACCTCAAAAATGAACGATTCTTTGCAGATCTAAGAGCCGTTGCCAATTCCGGCGGCTTCTGGCGCGCCTTTGTCAAGGGCGGCACCTACGATCTGCTTGACCCTTATCTCCTGATAGTTGGATATGCAAAACTCGGGCAGAATGATAATGCCTTTCGACTCGTGCGACAGAGTCTCGACGATCATTACTCCGGATTGGTTTGGTTCAAGGTCGCTCCGGGTATTGACGGCATTCGCGCCGACAACCGATTTCACGAGATCGAAGAGCGAGTGAAGTTCTAA